One genomic segment of Chryseobacterium phocaeense includes these proteins:
- a CDS encoding DUF445 domain-containing protein, which translates to MNDEAKRKQLRKYKMFATGLFVLMALIFIGTTILQKSNSSHWVGYVRAFSEAAMVGALADWFAVTALFRHPLGLPIPHTNLIENSKQRLGDNLGSFVVSNFLSPQNIRPYIQKLKISGFVGEWLAKEKSQEILIRNLSDIVLDILNKLDDTSVSQFISKKVSEMTDDIKLNKVVGNGIGYILEKNDHQRIVTNLSKQIKEYIIENDEMIKDRVQKGSYSFIPAFVDNKIADKIASGLSDFFREIEEEPEHEIRNLVTQKIREFSTDLKEDPKWDEEFKSIKNGLLKSDKLDEYSSDIWVSIKKTLMKELQDDQSSLKNYLSKNLNEFSQNLKTDENLQNKIDHWVRVTAYKYILKNTHQFGNLISSTVGNWQGKELSEKLELEVGKDLQFIRVNGTLVGGLVGLIIYTIAHFFL; encoded by the coding sequence ATGAATGACGAAGCGAAAAGAAAACAGCTGAGAAAATATAAAATGTTTGCCACCGGATTATTTGTCCTGATGGCCCTTATTTTTATCGGCACCACTATACTTCAGAAGTCAAATTCTTCCCACTGGGTCGGATATGTCCGTGCATTTTCTGAGGCAGCTATGGTAGGTGCCCTGGCCGACTGGTTTGCGGTAACCGCATTGTTCCGCCATCCGCTTGGTCTTCCGATTCCGCATACCAATCTTATTGAAAACAGTAAGCAGAGATTGGGTGATAATCTGGGCAGCTTTGTGGTGAGCAATTTCCTTTCGCCACAAAACATTCGTCCCTATATCCAGAAACTTAAAATATCCGGTTTTGTAGGGGAATGGCTGGCCAAGGAAAAAAGCCAGGAAATCCTGATCAGAAACCTTTCCGATATTGTTCTGGATATTCTCAACAAACTTGATGATACTTCTGTAAGCCAGTTTATCAGCAAAAAAGTCTCTGAAATGACCGATGATATCAAACTGAATAAAGTTGTCGGAAACGGGATCGGCTACATTCTGGAAAAAAATGATCATCAGAGAATCGTCACCAACCTCTCCAAACAGATTAAGGAATACATCATTGAAAACGATGAAATGATCAAAGACCGCGTACAGAAGGGGAGTTACTCGTTTATTCCTGCTTTTGTCGACAATAAGATTGCAGATAAAATTGCCAGCGGACTTTCAGACTTTTTCAGGGAAATTGAAGAGGAACCGGAACATGAAATCCGGAACCTGGTCACTCAAAAAATCCGTGAGTTCTCTACTGATCTGAAAGAAGATCCGAAATGGGACGAAGAATTTAAAAGCATTAAAAACGGCCTTCTGAAAAGCGATAAACTGGATGAATATTCCAGCGACATCTGGGTTTCCATCAAAAAAACACTGATGAAAGAGCTGCAGGACGACCAGTCTTCCCTGAAAAACTACCTCAGCAAAAACCTGAATGAATTTTCTCAAAATCTTAAAACAGACGAAAATCTTCAGAATAAAATTGACCATTGGGTACGGGTAACCGCCTATAAATATATTCTTAAAAACACCCACCAGTTCGGAAACCTCATCAGCTCAACCGTAGGCAACTGGCAGGGCAAGGAACTGAGTGAAAAACTGGAGTTGGAAGTAGGAAAAGACCTTCAGTTTATCCGGGTAAACGGAACGCTTGTTGGCGGTCTGGTAGGCCTGATTATCTATACCATTGCCCATTTCTTCCTTTAA
- the msrB gene encoding peptide-methionine (R)-S-oxide reductase MsrB — protein sequence MENQAKNNPYYSRTDTAKLNISNEEWKKILAPDLYAISREAATERAFTGKYNDFDEIGDYYCAVCGNHLFRSTSKFSSSCGWPSFFEADKEGVYYKRDTTYGMERVEVLCKRCDSHLGHVFDDGPKPTGLRYCMNSISLEFVADSEK from the coding sequence ATGGAAAACCAAGCAAAAAACAATCCATACTATTCCAGAACAGACACCGCAAAGCTGAACATTTCCAATGAAGAATGGAAAAAAATCCTTGCTCCTGATTTGTATGCCATATCCAGGGAAGCGGCTACGGAAAGAGCATTCACCGGAAAATATAATGACTTTGATGAAATCGGAGACTATTACTGTGCCGTTTGTGGAAATCATCTTTTCCGTTCCACATCAAAATTCTCAAGCAGCTGCGGCTGGCCAAGCTTTTTTGAAGCCGATAAAGAAGGCGTGTATTACAAAAGAGATACAACGTACGGAATGGAAAGGGTAGAGGTACTCTGCAAGCGTTGTGATTCCCATCTGGGACATGTTTTTGATGACGGTCCAAAACCTACGGGACTGCGGTATTGTATGAATTCTATCAGTCTCGAATTCGTTGCGGATTCAGAGAAATAA
- a CDS encoding murein L,D-transpeptidase catalytic domain family protein: protein MRGIYSVLGLVYLVTTSFYLSPGKAVKNENVNTTKIEKRVETKSEKVAVSSSEELYKSIQFDPEHELNYEVFVKAVTGFENLKKAGLLNQDSHLLTICDFSMSSNTKRLWVIDTNERKVLFNSLVAHGKNTGEEFATNFSNTESSLQSSLGFYITDATYQGDNGYSLKLLGMDKGFNDAAYRRAIVMHGADYVSDEFASMHKRIGRSWGCPAVPRALTQPIINTIKGRNCLFIYYPDQKYLSSSEWLKA from the coding sequence ATGAGAGGAATTTATAGTGTATTAGGCCTGGTTTATTTGGTCACGACTTCATTCTATCTTTCGCCGGGAAAGGCCGTAAAGAATGAGAATGTAAACACAACAAAAATTGAAAAAAGAGTAGAAACGAAATCTGAGAAGGTCGCTGTATCATCATCAGAAGAATTGTACAAATCAATTCAATTTGATCCTGAACATGAACTGAATTACGAAGTTTTCGTAAAAGCAGTAACAGGATTTGAAAATTTAAAAAAAGCAGGATTGCTGAACCAGGACTCGCATTTATTGACTATCTGCGATTTTTCTATGTCTTCCAATACAAAAAGACTTTGGGTGATAGACACCAATGAAAGAAAAGTACTGTTCAATTCACTGGTGGCACACGGAAAAAATACAGGCGAAGAATTTGCGACGAATTTTTCTAACACGGAAAGTTCGCTGCAGAGCAGCCTTGGATTTTATATCACGGATGCTACTTACCAGGGAGACAACGGATATTCTCTGAAATTGCTGGGGATGGATAAAGGGTTTAATGATGCCGCTTACAGAAGGGCCATTGTGATGCACGGAGCAGATTATGTAAGTGATGAATTTGCATCCATGCACAAAAGAATCGGGAGAAGCTGGGGGTGCCCTGCCGTACCGAGAGCTTTGACGCAGCCGATCATTAATACCATAAAAGGACGAAACTGTCTCTTTATTTATTACCCCGATCAGAAATACCTTTCTTCCTCGGAATGGTTGAAAGCATAA
- the fabF gene encoding beta-ketoacyl-ACP synthase II — MKRVVITGLGAVTPLGNNVEDFWQNSINGVSGAGLITHFDSEKFKVHFACEVKNFDPKVYLTHNEIKRSDLFSQYAMYASTEALQDSGLDLEKMDPFDTGVIWGTGQGGMVTFEGEVMNFAEGDGTPKFNPFFVPKFIANMASGMISMKFGLQGINYTTISACATGNTALMDAFNYIRLGKAKVIISGGSEAAITPASIGGFSVMKAMSTRNDDFATASRPYDADRDGFVMGEGAGALILEEYEHAKARGAKIYAELAGAAMTADAYHMTAPHPEGVSAIKAMQLAMQEAGANIEDIDYLNPHATSTPMGDLVELNAISKLFGGNKGLDISATKSMTGHLLGAAGAAEAILSIKAVEKGIIPPTINLHRLDENIPKDVNIVFGEAKEKDINFALSNAFGFGGHNATLVFKKFR, encoded by the coding sequence ATGAAAAGAGTGGTCATTACAGGACTGGGCGCAGTGACGCCTTTGGGTAACAATGTCGAAGATTTTTGGCAGAATAGTATTAATGGAGTCAGTGGAGCAGGATTGATTACACACTTTGATTCGGAGAAGTTCAAGGTACATTTTGCCTGTGAGGTGAAAAACTTTGATCCGAAAGTCTATCTGACGCACAATGAAATAAAAAGAAGCGACCTATTCTCACAATATGCCATGTATGCATCTACGGAAGCGCTACAGGATTCAGGTTTAGACCTGGAAAAAATGGATCCGTTTGATACCGGCGTCATCTGGGGAACCGGGCAGGGCGGAATGGTTACCTTTGAAGGAGAGGTGATGAATTTTGCAGAGGGAGACGGGACACCGAAGTTCAATCCTTTTTTCGTGCCTAAATTTATCGCCAATATGGCTTCAGGAATGATTTCTATGAAATTCGGACTGCAGGGGATCAATTACACGACTATTTCAGCCTGTGCTACAGGAAATACAGCATTAATGGACGCTTTTAACTACATCCGTCTCGGAAAAGCCAAAGTAATTATCAGCGGAGGTTCTGAGGCTGCCATTACCCCTGCTTCCATAGGTGGTTTTTCTGTGATGAAGGCCATGTCTACCCGAAATGATGATTTTGCGACCGCAAGTCGTCCTTACGATGCAGACAGAGATGGTTTTGTGATGGGAGAAGGTGCCGGCGCATTGATTCTTGAAGAATACGAGCATGCTAAAGCAAGAGGTGCAAAAATCTACGCTGAACTGGCGGGTGCTGCAATGACTGCCGATGCGTATCATATGACTGCGCCACATCCGGAAGGAGTAAGTGCCATTAAAGCGATGCAGCTGGCCATGCAGGAAGCAGGAGCCAATATTGAGGATATTGATTATCTGAATCCACATGCCACATCTACGCCTATGGGAGATCTTGTGGAACTGAACGCGATCAGCAAATTATTCGGAGGAAATAAAGGCCTTGACATCAGCGCTACCAAATCCATGACCGGACATTTACTGGGAGCTGCCGGAGCAGCAGAAGCTATCCTTTCGATTAAAGCTGTAGAAAAAGGAATTATTCCTCCTACCATTAATCTTCATCGTCTGGATGAAAATATCCCGAAAGATGTGAATATTGTTTTTGGAGAAGCCAAGGAGAAGGATATCAATTTTGCATTAAGCAACGCGTTTGGATTCGGAGGACACAATGCAACTTTGGTCTTCAAAAAGTTTAGATAA
- a CDS encoding PaaI family thioesterase, protein MDRLAQLQQFIGKEFDQSPSPFMKWLNPVVLSAEEGHLEFQYTVRPEWLNPIGNLHGGVTAAIVDDIIGATMFSLNENSFITTINNVIDYFSTAKESDNIVAETKIIKRGRQFVNAQCEIWNADKTRLIARGTSNLFKINNQV, encoded by the coding sequence ATGGACAGATTAGCACAGCTGCAGCAATTCATCGGAAAAGAATTTGACCAGTCACCATCCCCATTTATGAAATGGCTTAATCCTGTTGTTCTTTCAGCAGAAGAAGGACATCTGGAGTTTCAGTATACCGTAAGACCTGAGTGGCTTAACCCCATCGGAAACCTTCACGGCGGTGTAACGGCAGCCATTGTGGATGACATCATTGGTGCCACCATGTTCTCCCTGAATGAAAATTCTTTCATAACAACTATTAATAATGTGATCGATTATTTTTCAACTGCGAAAGAAAGTGATAATATTGTAGCCGAAACAAAAATTATAAAAAGAGGCAGGCAGTTCGTCAATGCTCAATGCGAAATATGGAATGCAGATAAAACAAGACTGATTGCCAGAGGAACCTCTAATTTATTCAAAATTAATAATCAGGTATGA
- a CDS encoding acetyl-CoA C-acetyltransferase: METKKVAIVGYSRIPFARINTAYADQGNQELLEASLNGLINKYHLQGKLLGEVAGGAVIKHISESNLIRESVMNTALDSATPACDLQQACDTGIEAAIYIGNKIALGQIESGIACGVEAMSNIPFESAPALRKALLKANKEKSTFGKLKQLLSPKLKDWMPIPYKGQEPKTGLVMGGHTEITAKYYQISREEQDGLSLKSHQNMAKAYDEGFFDDMITPAFGLNQDNNLRRDTSLEKLSQLKPAFDKVSGTLTAGNSTPFTDGASAVLLASEEWANANGLPVLAYITFSEVAGIEYVENKQNLLLAPVFAADRMLRKAGMRLEDFDYYEIHEAFAAQVLATTKIWENDDLAKQFGLEKSLGKIDRNKLNVKGGSLAAAHPFAATGGRIIGTLAKLLHEKGSGKGFISICAARGQGVTMILEK; encoded by the coding sequence ATGGAAACAAAAAAAGTGGCCATTGTAGGATACAGTAGAATTCCTTTTGCCAGAATCAATACAGCGTATGCAGACCAGGGAAACCAGGAACTTCTGGAAGCTTCCCTTAATGGACTAATCAACAAATATCATCTGCAGGGAAAACTTCTTGGCGAAGTAGCCGGCGGAGCGGTGATTAAACACATTTCAGAAAGCAACCTCATCAGGGAATCCGTGATGAATACAGCCCTTGATTCTGCCACTCCTGCCTGTGATCTTCAGCAGGCATGTGATACAGGAATTGAAGCTGCAATTTACATCGGCAATAAAATCGCCCTAGGCCAAATTGAAAGCGGTATAGCATGCGGAGTGGAAGCCATGAGCAATATTCCCTTTGAATCTGCACCAGCATTAAGGAAGGCCCTGTTAAAAGCCAATAAAGAGAAATCTACATTCGGAAAATTAAAGCAGCTTTTAAGCCCTAAACTGAAAGACTGGATGCCCATACCCTACAAAGGACAGGAACCCAAAACAGGTCTGGTGATGGGTGGACACACTGAAATCACTGCAAAATATTATCAGATTTCCCGTGAGGAACAGGACGGATTATCGTTGAAAAGCCATCAGAATATGGCCAAAGCTTATGATGAAGGTTTTTTTGATGATATGATTACACCAGCCTTCGGTTTAAACCAGGACAATAACCTGCGCAGGGATACCAGTCTTGAGAAGCTGTCACAGCTGAAACCTGCTTTTGATAAAGTGAGCGGAACCCTGACCGCAGGAAACTCCACCCCTTTTACAGACGGAGCTTCAGCAGTCTTATTAGCAAGTGAAGAATGGGCCAACGCAAACGGCCTTCCTGTTCTGGCGTATATCACTTTTTCAGAAGTCGCGGGCATAGAATATGTCGAAAACAAACAGAATTTATTGCTGGCTCCGGTTTTTGCGGCTGACAGAATGCTTAGAAAAGCAGGAATGAGGCTGGAAGATTTTGATTATTATGAAATCCATGAAGCTTTTGCGGCACAGGTTCTTGCGACCACTAAAATCTGGGAAAATGATGATCTGGCTAAACAGTTCGGACTGGAAAAATCATTGGGGAAAATTGACAGAAATAAGCTGAATGTAAAAGGAGGAAGTCTGGCGGCTGCACATCCTTTTGCGGCAACAGGAGGAAGAATTATCGGAACTCTGGCCAAACTGCTTCACGAAAAGGGCAGCGGAAAAGGATTTATTTCCATCTGTGCGGCCCGCGGACAAGGTGTAACCATGATTTTAGAAAAATAA
- a CDS encoding TetR/AcrR family transcriptional regulator, with amino-acid sequence MSKAEKTKQFIIEKTASLFNTKGYTSTSLSDITEATGLTKGSIYGNFGNKDEVALEVYKYNSGLLSQNMARSLGDEFPTAIDKLNAFVNFYRKNWKAVFENGGCPLMNAATEADDTFPGLKKHVIKSFEGWIKKIASVIKEGQENGEIHPMIDADEYGSLFIMMVEGGILLAKTTEDEKYLNLALDRILFMIDKELKILPS; translated from the coding sequence ATGTCAAAAGCAGAAAAGACCAAACAATTTATCATTGAGAAAACAGCCTCTTTATTCAATACAAAAGGCTATACCTCTACGTCTTTATCTGATATTACAGAAGCTACAGGCCTTACGAAAGGAAGTATCTACGGAAACTTCGGAAACAAAGACGAAGTCGCACTTGAGGTTTACAAATACAACTCCGGCCTACTTTCCCAAAATATGGCAAGATCTTTAGGAGATGAATTTCCAACCGCGATTGATAAATTAAACGCCTTTGTGAATTTTTACCGCAAAAACTGGAAAGCAGTATTTGAAAACGGAGGCTGCCCCTTAATGAATGCGGCCACCGAAGCAGATGATACTTTTCCAGGTCTGAAAAAACATGTGATCAAATCTTTTGAAGGATGGATTAAAAAAATAGCATCCGTCATTAAAGAGGGGCAGGAAAATGGGGAGATACACCCTATGATAGATGCAGACGAATACGGATCATTATTCATCATGATGGTAGAGGGCGGAATCCTGCTTGCTAAAACCACAGAAGACGAAAAATATCTGAATCTGGCTTTGGACAGGATACTATTCATGATCGACAAAGAATTAAAAATACTTCCATCATAA
- a CDS encoding OsmC family protein produces the protein MRRNATAVWNGNIKEGKGHLTTQSTTLNETRYSFNSRFADGVGTNPEELLAAAHAGCFTMKLSAELSQAGFTPEELKTTSVITLDPNIGKITKSELTLTAKVPGISEEDFQKYAKIAEEGCPVSAAFNFEITLNATLA, from the coding sequence ATGAGACGTAACGCAACAGCCGTTTGGAACGGTAACATCAAAGAAGGTAAAGGACATTTAACCACTCAAAGCACAACTTTAAATGAAACCCGGTATTCTTTCAACAGCCGTTTTGCAGACGGTGTGGGAACCAACCCGGAGGAATTGCTTGCCGCTGCACATGCGGGGTGTTTCACGATGAAGCTAAGCGCAGAGCTTTCCCAGGCAGGATTTACCCCTGAAGAGCTTAAAACAACATCTGTAATCACACTGGACCCAAACATTGGGAAAATTACAAAATCTGAACTGACTTTAACAGCAAAAGTTCCGGGAATTTCAGAAGAAGATTTCCAGAAATATGCTAAAATAGCAGAGGAAGGATGCCCTGTAAGCGCTGCTTTCAATTTTGAAATCACTTTAAATGCTACTTTAGCATAA
- a CDS encoding helix-turn-helix domain-containing protein: MPEQLIFEDHYKKLGLEIFSEENLETVNGTQFRYDIKILFISEGYELTIDFNHYKVSRPSLFFLTSQHLKIEKGKEESMLLYYNRDFYCIQIHDKEVACDGLLFHNVFEIPFVELDDLETSEIKNLFHHIKDELVWKDSSAEEMMRTYVKQIIIRATRNWKKQHLSNGIIKIPGSELDVFRDFSRYLEIHFRKKHNVAEYAELLHLAPKTLTHKFKSLNLESPNQLIINRILLEAKRLLFYTDKPVKEIAYDLGYEDPAYFNRLFTNKTGSTPSNFKKNYSSGKKYNI; the protein is encoded by the coding sequence ATGCCGGAGCAGCTTATTTTTGAAGATCATTATAAAAAACTGGGGCTTGAAATATTCTCCGAGGAAAACCTGGAAACAGTCAACGGAACCCAATTCAGGTATGATATTAAAATCCTTTTCATTTCGGAAGGCTATGAACTTACCATAGATTTTAATCATTATAAAGTTTCCAGACCTTCCCTGTTCTTTCTCACCAGCCAGCATCTGAAAATAGAAAAAGGAAAAGAAGAATCTATGCTGCTGTATTACAACCGCGATTTTTACTGTATTCAGATCCATGACAAGGAAGTGGCCTGTGACGGACTCCTCTTTCACAATGTGTTTGAAATACCTTTTGTAGAACTAGATGATCTGGAAACTTCCGAGATCAAAAATTTATTCCATCACATCAAAGATGAACTGGTATGGAAAGATTCTTCTGCCGAGGAAATGATGAGGACCTACGTAAAACAGATCATCATACGGGCCACTAGGAACTGGAAGAAACAGCACCTCAGCAATGGCATCATCAAAATACCCGGCAGCGAGCTTGATGTTTTCAGGGATTTCAGCCGGTACCTGGAAATTCATTTCAGAAAAAAACATAATGTTGCGGAATATGCAGAACTCCTTCACCTGGCTCCGAAAACTTTAACCCATAAATTTAAAAGCCTGAATCTGGAATCTCCCAACCAACTTATTATCAACAGGATTTTACTGGAAGCCAAACGGCTCCTTTTTTATACGGATAAACCGGTCAAGGAGATCGCCTATGACCTTGGCTACGAAGATCCGGCCTATTTCAACCGGCTTTTCACCAATAAAACAGGAAGCACTCCTTCGAATTTTAAAAAAAATTACTCATCGGGAAAAAAGTACAATATTTAA
- a CDS encoding AraC family transcriptional regulator has product MSKLENILREITPLSPEDSFLVFDRIKTSFDFPYHYHPEVEINFIIKGKGYRRLIGDHTGEIGDIELVLVGPNLPHCWANHKCKTKKTHEITVQFNQDFFKQSMMDKNILKPISNLMKDSIRGILFSQETAEKLKDSFLNLSKMNSFESFIEIMKILNELAIAEDKTLLSSYSIELETFADNDKMKIVHDFVHKNFESKITLHDAASLINMSSVTFNRFIKKRTGKTFVNYLNEIRISYAARWLMEKNLTVFETAFEAGFNNIANFNKVFKSIKKTTPTEFKELFKGVKKIE; this is encoded by the coding sequence ATGAGCAAGCTAGAAAATATTTTGAGAGAAATAACACCGCTATCTCCTGAGGACAGTTTTCTTGTATTTGACAGAATCAAGACATCTTTTGATTTTCCATACCATTATCATCCGGAAGTCGAGATCAATTTTATCATTAAAGGCAAGGGCTACCGCAGATTAATCGGAGACCATACAGGAGAAATCGGCGATATTGAGCTGGTTTTGGTGGGACCTAATCTTCCACACTGCTGGGCCAACCATAAATGCAAGACTAAAAAGACACATGAGATCACCGTGCAGTTTAATCAGGATTTTTTTAAGCAGTCTATGATGGATAAAAATATCCTGAAGCCGATCAGTAATCTGATGAAAGACTCGATCCGGGGAATTTTATTTTCGCAGGAGACCGCTGAAAAACTAAAGGATTCTTTTCTCAACTTATCCAAAATGAACAGTTTTGAATCGTTCATTGAGATCATGAAAATCCTTAATGAACTGGCTATAGCAGAAGACAAAACCCTTTTATCATCATACAGCATAGAGCTCGAAACCTTTGCAGATAATGACAAAATGAAGATTGTACATGATTTTGTCCATAAAAACTTTGAAAGCAAAATTACCCTTCATGATGCCGCTTCACTGATCAATATGAGCAGTGTAACCTTCAACAGGTTTATCAAGAAAAGAACGGGAAAAACTTTTGTAAATTATCTGAACGAAATCAGGATTAGCTATGCTGCCAGATGGCTCATGGAAAAGAACCTGACTGTTTTTGAAACAGCTTTTGAAGCCGGATTTAATAATATTGCGAACTTCAATAAGGTGTTTAAATCCATCAAAAAGACGACCCCCACTGAATTTAAAGAGCTTTTTAAAGGAGTGAAAAAAATCGAGTGA